In a single window of the Gadus macrocephalus chromosome 6, ASM3116895v1 genome:
- the znf131 gene encoding zinc finger protein 131, with translation MAAEVEGEMEMERGSMFPSHYKVMLDKLNEQRQLDQFTDITLIVDGHQFRAHKAVLAACSQFFHKFFQDFTQEPLVEIEGVSNSAFRQLMEFTYTATLAISDEEEANDVWKAAEYLQMQEALKALNNKGTESPSQDIPEKRGVKRKISETSNVITETLPLVEGEQVEIEVIEGGIELEESGLEEVVDAAKSAAQPTSDDSALVLLADITSKYQQGTQAMHVIKKDQEVSYQEETVTASKVLENVEMVEVQISQVDNMFRCHKCERSFKLYYHLKQHMKTHAGPLDKPHVCAYCGKAYTREGALKLHVTTFHFEAEELSRSQRPQKRVHVCEYCDKNFDHFGHFKEHLRKHTGEKPYECPDCHERFARNSTLKCHMSACQNGAGAKKGRKKLYECQVCSSVFNSWDQFKDHLVSHTGDKPNYCTLCDQWFTHPKELTAHLREVHDTLEDQVVASPVVPTTTEEEEEEEEEMMEEEEEEEEEEGEQMVVGLEGGETLLLDDGIQVEAVTVEPPDIMSMGEEEESSNTITTTTTTTAMVMEDGGLREMCEEDVERLQAAGVHIQVVHLTSAELEQQTVVNSEVEVTLEQEVVEEEVEVKGAHTEQV, from the exons ATGGCggctgaggtggagggggagatggagatggagcgtGGAAGCATGTTCCCGTCGCACTACAAAGTCATGCTGGACAAACTGAACGAACAGAGACAACTTGACCAGTTCACAGACATTACCCTGATTGTTGATG GGCACCAATTCCGAGCACATAAAGCAGTCCTTGCAGCTTGTAGTCAGTTTTTTCACAAATTCTTCCAGGATTTCACCCAGGAGCCTCTTGTGGAGATAGAGG GTGTGAGTAACTCCGCCTTCCGCCAGCTGATGGAGTTCACCTACACGGCCACGCTAGCCATCAGTGACGAGGAGGAGGCCAATGATGTCTGGAAGGCAGCAGAGTACCTGCAGATGCAAGAGGCTCTCAAGGCGCTCAACAACAA GGGGACAGAGAGTCCCTCGCAAGATATCCCGGAGAAGAGGGGAGTCAAGAGGAAAATCAGCGAGACGTCCAACGTAATCACGGAGACGCTGCCCTTGGTAGAAGGGGAACAG GTGGAGATCGAGGTGATCGAGGGAGGCATTGAGCTGGAGGAGTCGGgactggaggaggtggtggacgcGGCCAAGAGCGCCGCCCAGCCCACCTCGGACGACTCGGCCCTGGTTCTGCTCGCCGACATCACCAGCAAGTACCAGCAGGGGACGCAAGCGATGCATGTGATCAAGAAGGACCAA GAGGTGTCGTACCAGGAGGAGACGGTGACGGCCTCCAAGGTGCTGGAGAACGTGGAGATGGTGGAAGTGCAGATCTCCCAGGTGGACAATATGTTCCGCTGTCACAAGTGCGAGCGCAGCTTCAAGCTCTACTACCACCTCAAGCAGCACATGAAGACGCACGCCGGGCCCCTTGACAAGCCACACGTGTGTGCCTACTGCGGCAAGGCCTACACGCGGGAGGGCGCGCTCAAGCTGCACGTCACCACCTTCCACTTCGAGGCGGAGGAGCTGTCGCGCAGCCAGCGGCCGCAGAAGCGGGTGCACGTGTGCGAGTACTGCGACAAGAACTTTGACCACTTTGGCCACTTCAAGGAGCACCTGCGCAAGCACACGG GCGAGAAGCCCTACGAGTGTCCCGACTGTCACGAGCGCTTCGCCAGAAACAGCACCCTCAAGTGCCACATGTCCGCGTGTCAGAATGGAGCGGGCGCCAAGAAGGGACGCAAGAAGCTGTATGAATGCCAG gtgtgCAGCAGTGTGTTCAACAGCTGGGACCAGTTCAAGGACCACCTGGTGAGCCACACCGGGGACAAACCCAACTACTGCACCCTGTGTGACCAGTGGTTCACACACCCCAAGGAGCTCACGGCCCACCTCAGGGAGGTGCACGACACGCTGGAGGACCAGGTGGTCGCCTCCCCCGTGGTCCCCACGAcaacggaggaggaagaggaggaggaggaagaaatgatggaggaggaggaggaggaggaggaggaggagggggagcagatgGTGGTCGGCCTGGAGGGCGGTGAGACGCTGCTGCTGGACGACGGCATCCAGGTGGAGGCGGTGACGGTGGAGCCCCCCGACATCATGagcatgggggaggaggaggagtcctcgaacaccatcaccaccaccaccaccaccaccgccatggtGATGGAGGACGGGGGTCTGAGGGAGATGTGCGAGGAGGACGTGGAGAGACTGCAGGCGGCCGGCGTTCACATCCAGGTGGTGCACCTGACCAGCGCCGAACTGGAGCAGCAGACTGTGGTCAActctgaggtggaggtgacGCTGGaacaggaggtggtggaggaggaggtggaggtaaaGGGGGCGCACACGGAGCAGGTGTGA